A genomic window from Pyxidicoccus trucidator includes:
- a CDS encoding PilZ domain-containing protein has product MSTNDSPSDRRRFPRLAAPLYARPARLRRVDYTQQQVLDASLGGIRIYSDDEHKQNSPLELDLFLKDGTSLRCDARVAWTKALPKGAAARYEVGLAFTDVSPDALEKLKTVLAPEEEGDSDLP; this is encoded by the coding sequence GTGAGCACGAATGACTCCCCGTCGGACCGCCGCCGTTTCCCCCGGCTCGCGGCGCCGCTGTACGCGCGCCCGGCCCGACTGAGGCGCGTGGACTACACGCAGCAGCAGGTGCTTGACGCCAGCCTCGGCGGCATCCGCATCTACTCGGATGACGAGCACAAGCAGAACAGCCCGCTGGAGCTGGACCTGTTCCTCAAGGACGGCACGTCCCTGCGGTGCGACGCGCGCGTGGCGTGGACGAAGGCGCTGCCCAAGGGCGCGGCCGCTCGCTACGAGGTAGGGCTCGCCTTCACCGACGTGTCCCCCGACGCCCTGGAGAAGCTCAAGACGGTGCTCGCTCCCGAAGAAGAGGGCGACTCGGACTTGCCGTAG
- a CDS encoding catalase encodes MSQSSDGKPGKGPTLTTRQGHPVYDNTNNRTVGDRGPTVLENYHFLEKISHFDRERIPERVVHARGAGAHGWFEAYGAVGNEPVSRYTRAKLFQKKGARTPMFARFSSVIHGGHSPETLRDPRGFALKFYTEDGNWDLVGNNLQVFFIRDAMKFPDVVHAFKPDPVTNRQDPRRIFDFISLSPSAMHMITWLFSPWGIPASYREMRGSGVHAYKWVNDKGEAVLVKYHFLPKGGERNLTQEQAQAIQAKDFNHATGDLFDAIARGDFPEWELQVQIMEDGEHPELDFDPLDATKVWPPEQFPLRPVGRIVLDKNPTNYFAEVEQVAFGTGVLVDGMDFSDDKLLQGRTFSYSDTQRYRVGPNYLQLPINRPRVKVATNQRDGQMAFENQHTEQDQSPHVNYEPSKQSAPREAAREYPGHHPKVSGEVVRKELSRTNNYGQAGARYRAFQDWERDELIKNLVGALSQCDRDIQDRMVNHLTQCDAEYGKRVAQGLGR; translated from the coding sequence ATGAGCCAGTCGAGCGACGGTAAGCCGGGTAAGGGCCCCACCCTCACCACCCGGCAGGGCCACCCTGTCTACGACAACACCAACAACCGCACCGTGGGAGACCGCGGCCCGACGGTGCTGGAGAACTACCACTTCCTCGAGAAGATCAGCCACTTCGACCGCGAGCGGATTCCGGAGCGCGTGGTGCACGCGCGCGGCGCGGGCGCCCATGGCTGGTTCGAGGCGTATGGCGCCGTGGGCAACGAGCCGGTGAGCCGGTACACGCGCGCGAAGCTCTTCCAGAAGAAGGGCGCGCGCACGCCCATGTTCGCCCGCTTCTCCTCCGTCATCCACGGCGGCCATTCGCCGGAGACGCTCAGAGACCCGCGCGGCTTCGCGCTCAAGTTCTACACAGAGGACGGCAACTGGGATTTGGTGGGCAACAACCTCCAGGTCTTCTTCATCCGCGACGCGATGAAGTTCCCGGACGTGGTGCATGCCTTCAAGCCGGACCCGGTGACGAACCGGCAGGACCCGCGCCGCATCTTCGACTTCATCAGCCTCTCGCCGTCGGCGATGCACATGATTACGTGGCTCTTCAGCCCGTGGGGCATCCCTGCCAGCTATCGCGAGATGCGCGGCTCCGGTGTCCACGCGTACAAGTGGGTCAACGACAAGGGCGAGGCGGTGCTGGTGAAGTACCACTTCCTCCCCAAGGGCGGAGAGCGCAACCTCACCCAGGAGCAGGCCCAGGCCATCCAGGCCAAGGACTTCAACCACGCCACGGGGGACTTGTTCGACGCCATCGCCCGCGGGGACTTCCCCGAGTGGGAGTTGCAGGTGCAAATCATGGAGGACGGCGAGCACCCGGAGCTGGACTTCGACCCGCTCGACGCGACGAAGGTCTGGCCGCCCGAGCAGTTCCCCCTCCGCCCGGTGGGCCGCATCGTCCTGGACAAGAACCCCACCAACTACTTCGCGGAGGTGGAGCAGGTGGCCTTCGGCACCGGCGTGCTGGTCGACGGCATGGACTTCTCCGACGACAAGCTGCTGCAGGGCCGCACGTTCTCGTACTCGGACACCCAGCGCTACCGCGTGGGCCCCAACTACCTCCAGCTGCCCATCAACCGGCCACGCGTGAAGGTGGCGACGAACCAGCGCGACGGGCAGATGGCGTTCGAGAACCAGCACACGGAGCAGGACCAGAGTCCGCACGTCAACTACGAGCCCAGCAAGCAATCGGCGCCGCGCGAGGCGGCTCGCGAGTACCCGGGGCACCACCCCAAGGTGTCCGGCGAGGTGGTGCGCAAGGAGCTCAGCCGCACCAACAACTACGGCCAGGCCGGGGCGCGCTACCGCGCCTTCCAGGACTGGGAACGGGACGAGCTCATCAAGAACCTGGTGGGCGCGCTGAGTCAGTGCGACCGCGACATCCAGGACCGGATGGTGAACCACCTCACCCAGTGCGACGCCGAGTACGGCAAGCGCGTCGCGCAGGGACTGGGGCGCTAG
- a CDS encoding LysR substrate-binding domain-containing protein, producing the protein MNLAPHPFTLRQLQYVVAVADALSFRKAAEQCHVSQPSLSAQIAQLEGVLGVQLFERDRRRVLLTHVGTEVVQRARRLLVEVDALAEAALRAGDPLSGTLRLGVIPTVSPYLLPAVTPALRKHFPRLTVRWLEDKTEALTRELERGGLDAALVALEADLGDVESEVLADDPFFLVTPKDHPLGLKKGDALPSELRGQDVLLLDEGHCFREQALSLCSKARAHELEFRATSLPTLTQMIASGAGVTLLPALAVATEVKRSELRVRPFANPAPKRTLALIWRKRSPFSGALQQVAGAMRDAWPRK; encoded by the coding sequence ATGAACCTCGCCCCCCACCCCTTCACCCTCCGACAGCTCCAGTACGTGGTCGCGGTGGCGGATGCGCTGAGCTTCCGGAAGGCGGCGGAACAGTGCCATGTGTCCCAGCCCTCGCTGAGCGCACAGATTGCGCAGCTCGAGGGAGTTTTGGGCGTTCAACTCTTCGAGCGGGACAGGCGGCGCGTTCTGTTGACCCACGTGGGGACGGAAGTGGTCCAGCGTGCGAGACGGTTGCTGGTGGAAGTGGACGCGCTGGCCGAGGCGGCTCTGCGGGCGGGCGACCCGCTCAGCGGCACCCTGCGGCTGGGCGTCATCCCCACGGTGTCGCCCTACCTGCTGCCCGCGGTGACGCCCGCGCTCCGCAAGCACTTCCCCCGGCTCACCGTGCGCTGGCTGGAGGACAAGACGGAGGCGCTGACCCGGGAGCTGGAGCGGGGCGGACTGGACGCCGCGCTCGTCGCCCTGGAGGCCGACCTGGGTGACGTCGAGTCGGAGGTGCTGGCGGACGACCCGTTCTTCCTGGTGACGCCGAAGGACCACCCGCTCGGGCTGAAGAAGGGCGACGCCCTGCCCTCGGAGCTGCGCGGACAGGACGTGCTGCTGCTGGACGAGGGGCACTGCTTCCGGGAGCAGGCGCTCTCGCTGTGCTCCAAGGCCCGCGCGCACGAGCTGGAGTTCCGCGCGACGAGCCTTCCCACCCTCACGCAGATGATTGCCTCGGGCGCTGGCGTCACCCTGCTGCCCGCGCTCGCCGTCGCCACCGAGGTGAAGCGCTCCGAGCTGCGGGTGCGCCCCTTCGCGAACCCGGCGCCCAAGCGCACGCTCGCCCTCATCTGGAGGAAGCGCTCGCCCTTCAGCGGCGCGCTCCAGCAGGTGGCCGGCGCCATGCGGGACGCCTGGCCCCGGAAGTAG
- a CDS encoding sigma factor-like helix-turn-helix DNA-binding protein yields the protein MSDTPEADSLSALLRAYVPLERRVQVAAVDGLDALLAQHLTAARTAWPTVSLTDEDFLRHLARHLPAEATAEVLRQLHGADLYLACACAEGNPQALRAFDQHVLQKVPSRLGSLPRATVDEVLQVLRARLLMGRGEAPPKIADYSGRGPLLAWVRITAARIAGELANRDGRQELFDEPPEALARMLSTGDPEHELVRKDSRELLVDVLRKVLASLPERERALLRLHHLHGFTMDKLAALYGESRSGMQRQVAHARERLLKLTRTELAARMRMEAPELESLLGLVRSRLDLSLNRLLG from the coding sequence ATGAGTGACACACCCGAAGCTGACTCCCTGTCCGCGTTGCTGCGCGCGTACGTGCCGCTGGAGCGGCGCGTCCAGGTGGCGGCGGTGGACGGCCTGGACGCACTCCTGGCGCAGCACCTCACGGCGGCCCGGACCGCCTGGCCCACGGTGTCCCTCACGGACGAGGACTTCCTCCGCCACCTGGCCCGGCACCTGCCCGCGGAGGCGACGGCGGAGGTGCTGCGCCAGCTCCACGGCGCCGACCTGTACCTCGCCTGCGCCTGCGCCGAGGGCAACCCCCAGGCCCTGCGTGCCTTCGACCAGCACGTCCTCCAGAAGGTGCCCTCGCGGCTGGGCTCGCTGCCGCGCGCCACGGTGGACGAGGTGCTCCAGGTGCTGCGCGCGCGGCTGCTGATGGGGCGGGGCGAGGCGCCACCGAAAATCGCGGACTACTCCGGCCGGGGCCCGCTGCTGGCCTGGGTGCGCATCACCGCCGCGCGCATCGCCGGTGAGCTGGCGAACCGGGACGGGCGCCAGGAGCTCTTCGACGAGCCGCCCGAGGCGCTCGCGCGGATGCTGTCCACCGGGGACCCGGAGCACGAGCTGGTGCGCAAGGACTCGCGCGAGCTGCTCGTCGACGTGCTGCGCAAGGTGCTGGCCTCGCTGCCTGAGCGGGAGCGCGCGCTGCTGCGGCTGCACCACCTCCACGGCTTCACCATGGACAAGCTCGCCGCGCTGTATGGCGAGTCGCGCTCCGGCATGCAGCGCCAGGTGGCGCACGCCCGGGAGCGCCTGCTGAAGCTCACCCGCACGGAGCTGGCCGCGCGGATGCGGATGGAGGCCCCGGAGCTGGAGAGCCTCCTGGGCCTGGTGCGCAGCCGGCTGGACCTCAGCCTCAACCGCCTGCTGGGCTGA